One segment of Erigeron canadensis isolate Cc75 chromosome 2, C_canadensis_v1, whole genome shotgun sequence DNA contains the following:
- the LOC122588689 gene encoding LEAF RUST 10 DISEASE-RESISTANCE LOCUS RECEPTOR-LIKE PROTEIN KINASE-like 2.5 isoform X3 has protein sequence MIIMFFFMYFVVSCLPPLHFAISNCPEFFVCPNHPPFRYPFYNASNTECGLIEVDCTTSGGEIQLGGQSHVILSKLDSNSLIIRNSTFENLVKEEHCEALMDNFTSPSPLLFSLSIISPNITLFKCKKNLSYTRVTDSYFEMSNFSHYNKCKDYNFYYTHPYTNSGVPSDLPHICQVIRLPLKKSWQFVRENPDKADIFYLLPSNFSISFSLSASCERCLKNDSHCQNKNGMIRCSDVITGAAENPDQRITEILGLLFFTFVIGGVVIVLLVTLIKCLIKQLKQIIMIYWLWLQKRKSNVNVDNFLKNHEFLAPKKYSYSQVKKLTNSFKIKLGQGGFGSVYKGELSNGNLVAVKVLNQLKGNNGEDFINEVASVGRTSHVNIVSLVGFCCDGRHRALIYEFMPNGSLEKFIYGRESSSNIQIGWEKLHQIAIGIARGLEYLHKGCSTRILHFDIKPHNILLDQDFCPKISDFGLAKLFLEKRSMISLSHMRGTPGYIAPELFSINFGRVSQKSDVYSYGMMVLEMVGGRKNIEVDVDHTSEIYFPHWMYKKIEVDEEQLGLHGIVSDEENKMVRKMIIVGLWCIQTNPLNRPTITKVLEMLEDDLASLEIPPKPYLFSPTRNRALRR, from the exons ATGATTATCATGTTCTTTTTCATGTACTTTGTTGTCTCTTGTCTGCCTCCCCTTCACTTTGCTATTAGTAATTGCCCCGAATTTTTTGTTTGTCCAAATCATCCTCCTTTCAGGTATCCATTTTACAACGCTAGTAACACAGAATGTGGGTTGATAGAGGTCGACTGTACTACTTCTGGCGGGGAAATTCAACTTGGAGGACAGTCACATGTGATTTTATCCAAGTTGGATTCTAATTCCTTAATCATCCGTAACAGCACATTTGAAAATCTTGTCAAAGAAGAACACTGCGAGGCGCTTATGGATAATTTCACTTCTCCAAGCCCTCTTTTGTTTTCACTATCAATAATTAGTCCCAACATCACTCTCTTCAAGTGCAAAAAAAATCTCAGTTATACTCGAGTAACTGATTCGTATTTTGAGATGAGTAATTTCAGCCACTACAACAAATGCAAAGATTACAATTTCTACTATACGCATCCCTACACAAATTCAGGAGTTCCAAGCGATCTCCCACATATATGTCAAGTAATACGGCTGCCTTTGAAAAAGAGTTGGCAATTTGTCCGTGAGAACCCAGATAAAGCGGACATATTTTATCTTCTTCCTTCTAACTTCTCTATTTCATTCTCTCTGTCAGCTTCCTGTGAAAGGTGTCTAAAAAACGATAGTCATTGTCAAAATAAGAATGGAATGATTCGATGTTCAGATGTCATAACGG GTGCTGCAGAAAATCCAGACCAAAGAATTACAGAGATTTTGG GACTGCTCTTCTTCACTTTCGTTATCGGCG GAGTTGTGATTGTACTACTGGTTACCTTGATCAAATGTTTGATAAAGCAACTCAAACAGATAATCATGATTTATTGGCTATGGCTCCAAAAAAGAAAGAGCAATGTCAATGTGGATAACTTTCTTAAGAATCATGAATTCTTGGCTCCTAAAAAGTATTCTTACTCACAAGTTAAGAAGTTGACCAACTCCTTCAAAATCAAACTAGGACAAGGTGGCTTTGGTTCAGTGTATAAAGGAGAGCTAAGCAATGGAAATCTTGTGGCAGTCAAGGTTTTAAACCAACTAAAAGGTAATAATGGTGAAGATTTCATTAATGAAGTTGCGAGTGTTGGCAGAACTTCTCATGTAAATATTGTAAGTCTTGTGGGATTTTGTTGTGATGGCCGTCATAGAGCATTGATCTATGAATTCATGCCTAACGGGTCCCTTGAAAAGTTCATATATGGACGGGAATCCTCCAGTAATATCCAAATTGGGTGGGAAAAGTTGCACCAGATAGCAATTGGGATTGCTCGAGGCTTAGAATATTTGCATAAGGGTTGTAGCACACGGATATTACATTTCGATATAAAACCACATAATATTCTTTTGGACCAAGATTTCTGTCCAAAGATATCAGACTTTGGGCTTGCTAAGCTATTCCTTGAGAAAAGAAGCATGATATCCTTGTCCCATATGAGAGGAACACCGGGATACATTGCTCCTGAACtattttcaataaattttgGACGAGTCTCCCAAAAGTCGGATGTTTACAGTTACGGAATGATGGTTTTGGAAATGGTTGGAGGTAGGAAAAATATAGAGGTTGATGTTGATCACACAAGTGAAATATACTTTCCTCATTGGATGTATAAAAAGATTGAAGTAGATGAGGAACAACTTGGACTCCATGGGATTGTGAGCGATGAAGAAAACAAGATGGTGAGGAAGATGATCATAGTGGGTTTGTGGTGCATTCAGACAAATCCCTTGAACCGCCCGACAATAACTAAGGTGTTGGAAATGTTAGAAGACGACTTAGCATCATTGGAAATCCCCCCAAAACCTTATTTGTTTTCTCCAACAAG GAACCGCGCGTTGCGACGATGA
- the LOC122588689 gene encoding LEAF RUST 10 DISEASE-RESISTANCE LOCUS RECEPTOR-LIKE PROTEIN KINASE-like 2.5 isoform X2 gives MIIMFFFMYFVVSCLPPLHFAISNCPEFFVCPNHPPFRYPFYNASNTECGLIEVDCTTSGGEIQLGGQSHVILSKLDSNSLIIRNSTFENLVKEEHCEALMDNFTSPSPLLFSLSIISPNITLFKCKKNLSYTRVTDSYFEMSNFSHYNKCKDYNFYYTHPYTNSGVPSDLPHICQVIRLPLKKSWQFVRENPDKADIFYLLPSNFSISFSLSASCERCLKNDSHCQNKNGMIRCSDVITGAAENPDQRITEILGVVIVLLVTLIKCLIKQLKQIIMIYWLWLQKRKSNVNVDNFLKNHEFLAPKKYSYSQVKKLTNSFKIKLGQGGFGSVYKGELSNGNLVAVKVLNQLKGNNGEDFINEVASVGRTSHVNIVSLVGFCCDGRHRALIYEFMPNGSLEKFIYGRESSSNIQIGWEKLHQIAIGIARGLEYLHKGCSTRILHFDIKPHNILLDQDFCPKISDFGLAKLFLEKRSMISLSHMRGTPGYIAPELFSINFGRVSQKSDVYSYGMMVLEMVGGRKNIEVDVDHTSEIYFPHWMYKKIEVDEEQLGLHGIVSDEENKMVRKMIIVGLWCIQTNPLNRPTITKVLEMLEDDLASLEIPPKPYLFSPTRSINPLSIDNTNVKCSFVDSSSL, from the exons ATGATTATCATGTTCTTTTTCATGTACTTTGTTGTCTCTTGTCTGCCTCCCCTTCACTTTGCTATTAGTAATTGCCCCGAATTTTTTGTTTGTCCAAATCATCCTCCTTTCAGGTATCCATTTTACAACGCTAGTAACACAGAATGTGGGTTGATAGAGGTCGACTGTACTACTTCTGGCGGGGAAATTCAACTTGGAGGACAGTCACATGTGATTTTATCCAAGTTGGATTCTAATTCCTTAATCATCCGTAACAGCACATTTGAAAATCTTGTCAAAGAAGAACACTGCGAGGCGCTTATGGATAATTTCACTTCTCCAAGCCCTCTTTTGTTTTCACTATCAATAATTAGTCCCAACATCACTCTCTTCAAGTGCAAAAAAAATCTCAGTTATACTCGAGTAACTGATTCGTATTTTGAGATGAGTAATTTCAGCCACTACAACAAATGCAAAGATTACAATTTCTACTATACGCATCCCTACACAAATTCAGGAGTTCCAAGCGATCTCCCACATATATGTCAAGTAATACGGCTGCCTTTGAAAAAGAGTTGGCAATTTGTCCGTGAGAACCCAGATAAAGCGGACATATTTTATCTTCTTCCTTCTAACTTCTCTATTTCATTCTCTCTGTCAGCTTCCTGTGAAAGGTGTCTAAAAAACGATAGTCATTGTCAAAATAAGAATGGAATGATTCGATGTTCAGATGTCATAACGG GTGCTGCAGAAAATCCAGACCAAAGAATTACAGAGATTTTGG GAGTTGTGATTGTACTACTGGTTACCTTGATCAAATGTTTGATAAAGCAACTCAAACAGATAATCATGATTTATTGGCTATGGCTCCAAAAAAGAAAGAGCAATGTCAATGTGGATAACTTTCTTAAGAATCATGAATTCTTGGCTCCTAAAAAGTATTCTTACTCACAAGTTAAGAAGTTGACCAACTCCTTCAAAATCAAACTAGGACAAGGTGGCTTTGGTTCAGTGTATAAAGGAGAGCTAAGCAATGGAAATCTTGTGGCAGTCAAGGTTTTAAACCAACTAAAAGGTAATAATGGTGAAGATTTCATTAATGAAGTTGCGAGTGTTGGCAGAACTTCTCATGTAAATATTGTAAGTCTTGTGGGATTTTGTTGTGATGGCCGTCATAGAGCATTGATCTATGAATTCATGCCTAACGGGTCCCTTGAAAAGTTCATATATGGACGGGAATCCTCCAGTAATATCCAAATTGGGTGGGAAAAGTTGCACCAGATAGCAATTGGGATTGCTCGAGGCTTAGAATATTTGCATAAGGGTTGTAGCACACGGATATTACATTTCGATATAAAACCACATAATATTCTTTTGGACCAAGATTTCTGTCCAAAGATATCAGACTTTGGGCTTGCTAAGCTATTCCTTGAGAAAAGAAGCATGATATCCTTGTCCCATATGAGAGGAACACCGGGATACATTGCTCCTGAACtattttcaataaattttgGACGAGTCTCCCAAAAGTCGGATGTTTACAGTTACGGAATGATGGTTTTGGAAATGGTTGGAGGTAGGAAAAATATAGAGGTTGATGTTGATCACACAAGTGAAATATACTTTCCTCATTGGATGTATAAAAAGATTGAAGTAGATGAGGAACAACTTGGACTCCATGGGATTGTGAGCGATGAAGAAAACAAGATGGTGAGGAAGATGATCATAGTGGGTTTGTGGTGCATTCAGACAAATCCCTTGAACCGCCCGACAATAACTAAGGTGTTGGAAATGTTAGAAGACGACTTAGCATCATTGGAAATCCCCCCAAAACCTTATTTGTTTTCTCCAACAAGGTCCATCAATCCCCTATCTATTGATAATACGAATGTTAAATGTTCCTTTGTCGATAGCTCATCACTTTGA
- the LOC122588689 gene encoding LEAF RUST 10 DISEASE-RESISTANCE LOCUS RECEPTOR-LIKE PROTEIN KINASE-like 2.5 isoform X1, with the protein MIIMFFFMYFVVSCLPPLHFAISNCPEFFVCPNHPPFRYPFYNASNTECGLIEVDCTTSGGEIQLGGQSHVILSKLDSNSLIIRNSTFENLVKEEHCEALMDNFTSPSPLLFSLSIISPNITLFKCKKNLSYTRVTDSYFEMSNFSHYNKCKDYNFYYTHPYTNSGVPSDLPHICQVIRLPLKKSWQFVRENPDKADIFYLLPSNFSISFSLSASCERCLKNDSHCQNKNGMIRCSDVITGAAENPDQRITEILGLLFFTFVIGGVVIVLLVTLIKCLIKQLKQIIMIYWLWLQKRKSNVNVDNFLKNHEFLAPKKYSYSQVKKLTNSFKIKLGQGGFGSVYKGELSNGNLVAVKVLNQLKGNNGEDFINEVASVGRTSHVNIVSLVGFCCDGRHRALIYEFMPNGSLEKFIYGRESSSNIQIGWEKLHQIAIGIARGLEYLHKGCSTRILHFDIKPHNILLDQDFCPKISDFGLAKLFLEKRSMISLSHMRGTPGYIAPELFSINFGRVSQKSDVYSYGMMVLEMVGGRKNIEVDVDHTSEIYFPHWMYKKIEVDEEQLGLHGIVSDEENKMVRKMIIVGLWCIQTNPLNRPTITKVLEMLEDDLASLEIPPKPYLFSPTRSINPLSIDNTNVKCSFVDSSSL; encoded by the exons ATGATTATCATGTTCTTTTTCATGTACTTTGTTGTCTCTTGTCTGCCTCCCCTTCACTTTGCTATTAGTAATTGCCCCGAATTTTTTGTTTGTCCAAATCATCCTCCTTTCAGGTATCCATTTTACAACGCTAGTAACACAGAATGTGGGTTGATAGAGGTCGACTGTACTACTTCTGGCGGGGAAATTCAACTTGGAGGACAGTCACATGTGATTTTATCCAAGTTGGATTCTAATTCCTTAATCATCCGTAACAGCACATTTGAAAATCTTGTCAAAGAAGAACACTGCGAGGCGCTTATGGATAATTTCACTTCTCCAAGCCCTCTTTTGTTTTCACTATCAATAATTAGTCCCAACATCACTCTCTTCAAGTGCAAAAAAAATCTCAGTTATACTCGAGTAACTGATTCGTATTTTGAGATGAGTAATTTCAGCCACTACAACAAATGCAAAGATTACAATTTCTACTATACGCATCCCTACACAAATTCAGGAGTTCCAAGCGATCTCCCACATATATGTCAAGTAATACGGCTGCCTTTGAAAAAGAGTTGGCAATTTGTCCGTGAGAACCCAGATAAAGCGGACATATTTTATCTTCTTCCTTCTAACTTCTCTATTTCATTCTCTCTGTCAGCTTCCTGTGAAAGGTGTCTAAAAAACGATAGTCATTGTCAAAATAAGAATGGAATGATTCGATGTTCAGATGTCATAACGG GTGCTGCAGAAAATCCAGACCAAAGAATTACAGAGATTTTGG GACTGCTCTTCTTCACTTTCGTTATCGGCG GAGTTGTGATTGTACTACTGGTTACCTTGATCAAATGTTTGATAAAGCAACTCAAACAGATAATCATGATTTATTGGCTATGGCTCCAAAAAAGAAAGAGCAATGTCAATGTGGATAACTTTCTTAAGAATCATGAATTCTTGGCTCCTAAAAAGTATTCTTACTCACAAGTTAAGAAGTTGACCAACTCCTTCAAAATCAAACTAGGACAAGGTGGCTTTGGTTCAGTGTATAAAGGAGAGCTAAGCAATGGAAATCTTGTGGCAGTCAAGGTTTTAAACCAACTAAAAGGTAATAATGGTGAAGATTTCATTAATGAAGTTGCGAGTGTTGGCAGAACTTCTCATGTAAATATTGTAAGTCTTGTGGGATTTTGTTGTGATGGCCGTCATAGAGCATTGATCTATGAATTCATGCCTAACGGGTCCCTTGAAAAGTTCATATATGGACGGGAATCCTCCAGTAATATCCAAATTGGGTGGGAAAAGTTGCACCAGATAGCAATTGGGATTGCTCGAGGCTTAGAATATTTGCATAAGGGTTGTAGCACACGGATATTACATTTCGATATAAAACCACATAATATTCTTTTGGACCAAGATTTCTGTCCAAAGATATCAGACTTTGGGCTTGCTAAGCTATTCCTTGAGAAAAGAAGCATGATATCCTTGTCCCATATGAGAGGAACACCGGGATACATTGCTCCTGAACtattttcaataaattttgGACGAGTCTCCCAAAAGTCGGATGTTTACAGTTACGGAATGATGGTTTTGGAAATGGTTGGAGGTAGGAAAAATATAGAGGTTGATGTTGATCACACAAGTGAAATATACTTTCCTCATTGGATGTATAAAAAGATTGAAGTAGATGAGGAACAACTTGGACTCCATGGGATTGTGAGCGATGAAGAAAACAAGATGGTGAGGAAGATGATCATAGTGGGTTTGTGGTGCATTCAGACAAATCCCTTGAACCGCCCGACAATAACTAAGGTGTTGGAAATGTTAGAAGACGACTTAGCATCATTGGAAATCCCCCCAAAACCTTATTTGTTTTCTCCAACAAGGTCCATCAATCCCCTATCTATTGATAATACGAATGTTAAATGTTCCTTTGTCGATAGCTCATCACTTTGA